In Liquorilactobacillus nagelii DSM 13675, the following proteins share a genomic window:
- a CDS encoding helix-hairpin-helix domain-containing protein produces the protein MEKIRVWVEEYRTKAIIFGVVGIIVLLFGWSWWQKSQATELKDLGSQEQKSSKTAKSNPVTTKTKGSSNQVKQFWVDIKGAVTKPGVYQVNHYQRVNDVVQAAGGLLKTADLNRINLSLQLHDQQIIYIPFQNEVAASSSQLPTTVEQTPVMSNSSSSSVASQTTAASTTESSSSTGKLDLNTATKEQLMQINGIGEKKAALIVNYRQEHGNFKKLEDLKNISGIGDKTLEVMAASLTVGMDSN, from the coding sequence ATGGAAAAAATCCGCGTTTGGGTCGAAGAATACCGAACAAAAGCAATAATTTTTGGCGTTGTAGGAATAATTGTTTTACTTTTTGGTTGGAGCTGGTGGCAGAAAAGCCAAGCAACTGAATTGAAAGATTTAGGGAGTCAGGAGCAGAAAAGTTCAAAAACTGCAAAATCAAATCCAGTAACAACTAAAACTAAGGGATCTTCAAATCAAGTAAAGCAGTTTTGGGTCGATATTAAAGGTGCAGTAACTAAACCTGGAGTTTATCAAGTTAACCATTATCAACGAGTGAATGATGTTGTACAAGCGGCTGGAGGGCTTTTGAAAACAGCTGATTTAAATCGCATTAATTTATCATTACAGTTACATGATCAGCAAATCATCTATATTCCTTTTCAAAATGAAGTTGCTGCGAGCAGCAGTCAGTTACCTACAACAGTGGAACAAACACCAGTTATGAGTAATAGCAGTAGCAGTTCTGTTGCTTCACAAACTACAGCTGCATCAACTACTGAGAGTAGTTCTTCGACTGGTAAGTTAGACTTAAACACTGCGACCAAAGAACAACTGATGCAAATTAATGGAATCGGTGAAAAAAAAGCAGCATTAATCGTTAACTATCGACAAGAGCATGGCAATTTCAAGAAATTAGAAGATTTAAAAAACATTAGTGGCATTGGAGATAAGACTCTTGAAGTGATGGCAGCAAGTTTAACAGTTGGGATGGATTCAAATTAA
- a CDS encoding DNA internalization-related competence protein ComEC/Rec2 produces MGYWDSIQENQCLNKTHHLVNQHLVVEPDDIQIDGDLVKAKGKWLEDNQRLQIYYRIKSFAEKNVWQNQKKALKLKVSGEFEAVNGPTNENQFDYRRFLRAQLIVNQVFVTRLSYQPLDSRNKLNGLNDFLHELRVKLLDYLGKFSNPLKSYSQLLLLGYYNPDYDQQIQEINQLGLLYLFSLSGMHVFYLLRVFKWIFTYLRFTKESYQWFCLFLLPIYAFLGGLSPSLLRAVFMSWLIILGQRFCVKLSGLAAESLVLIINLIYAPLLIFSLGFQLSYLLTFILLESRNLNQIQLGFKLNCYSFPLILWHTYQWNLLTGFLTIAIMPIFDWLIVPAVILGTLLPVTTAAMNSFLSLIVSIFAWLAKLPAELVFGKPPIILVAGSIIILNLLEFSKKKKALWSMLIMAYLICGIIIRFPTHDEVVYFDIGQGDCTLIRRKFNQSLTLVDTGGKVSFYHESWRQRHSKTNGETVVANYLLSKGITRVDNLFLTHQDADHTANFSSIAQLIKFKRIIVPDGMQTNPSFIRRLKQSEVNPKRVLPASTLKYQQLAGLRLLHPFGPGTGTNQDSLTLWFKLENVSFIISGDLDQPGEKQVIQRHPRLRAKVLKTGHHGSKTSSALEYVAQLKPMIAIISAGKNNRYGHPNQVTLATLRHFDVPFVCTAEKGMIKVYPIAGKIKISVAVQN; encoded by the coding sequence TTGGGTTATTGGGATTCCATCCAAGAAAATCAATGTTTAAATAAGACGCATCATTTGGTAAATCAGCATCTAGTGGTTGAGCCGGATGATATACAGATTGATGGGGATTTAGTTAAAGCAAAGGGAAAATGGCTAGAAGATAATCAAAGATTGCAAATTTATTATCGCATAAAGAGCTTTGCAGAAAAAAACGTGTGGCAGAACCAAAAGAAGGCTTTGAAGTTAAAAGTTTCAGGAGAATTTGAAGCAGTTAATGGCCCAACCAATGAGAACCAATTTGATTATCGTCGATTTCTAAGGGCTCAGTTGATTGTTAATCAGGTATTTGTGACAAGATTAAGTTATCAACCACTTGATAGTCGCAATAAGCTTAATGGTTTAAATGATTTTTTACATGAATTACGTGTTAAGTTGCTGGATTATCTGGGGAAATTTTCCAATCCTTTAAAAAGCTACAGTCAACTGCTTTTACTTGGTTACTATAATCCGGATTATGATCAGCAAATTCAAGAAATTAATCAGTTAGGATTATTATATTTATTCAGCCTCTCAGGGATGCACGTTTTTTATTTACTAAGGGTGTTTAAATGGATCTTTACTTATTTAAGGTTTACTAAAGAATCATATCAATGGTTTTGTCTATTTTTGTTACCAATTTATGCTTTCTTGGGTGGTTTGTCACCTAGTTTACTGCGAGCTGTGTTCATGTCATGGCTGATTATTTTGGGACAGCGGTTTTGTGTTAAATTGAGTGGATTAGCAGCAGAAAGCTTGGTACTTATAATTAATTTGATTTATGCACCATTATTGATTTTTTCACTTGGTTTTCAGTTAAGCTACTTGTTAACGTTTATTCTTCTGGAAAGCCGTAACTTGAATCAAATCCAATTGGGTTTTAAGCTGAATTGTTATAGTTTTCCCTTGATTCTTTGGCATACTTACCAGTGGAATTTATTAACTGGGTTTTTAACAATTGCAATTATGCCAATTTTTGATTGGTTGATTGTACCGGCAGTAATTCTGGGAACTTTGTTGCCGGTAACTACAGCTGCAATGAATTCGTTTTTAAGTTTGATAGTTTCAATTTTTGCTTGGTTAGCAAAGCTTCCAGCTGAATTGGTTTTTGGTAAACCACCAATAATCTTAGTTGCAGGATCAATAATCATTTTAAATTTACTTGAATTTTCTAAGAAGAAGAAAGCACTTTGGTCAATGTTGATTATGGCCTATTTGATTTGTGGAATTATAATTCGCTTTCCAACACATGATGAAGTTGTCTATTTTGATATTGGTCAAGGGGATTGCACTTTAATTAGACGTAAATTTAACCAGTCATTAACTTTAGTTGATACAGGGGGAAAGGTTTCTTTTTATCATGAAAGCTGGCGGCAGAGACACAGTAAAACAAATGGCGAAACAGTAGTCGCTAATTATCTTTTGAGTAAAGGGATAACAAGAGTTGACAATTTGTTTTTGACACATCAAGACGCAGATCACACAGCAAATTTTAGCAGCATTGCACAGCTAATAAAGTTTAAACGAATAATAGTACCAGATGGGATGCAAACTAATCCATCATTTATTCGGCGGCTAAAACAATCAGAAGTCAACCCCAAGCGAGTATTGCCAGCCAGTACACTTAAATATCAGCAGTTAGCCGGATTGAGGTTACTTCATCCATTTGGTCCGGGTACGGGGACTAATCAAGATTCTCTTACTTTGTGGTTTAAATTAGAAAATGTTAGTTTTATAATTAGCGGGGATCTTGATCAGCCGGGTGAAAAACAGGTTATCCAACGTCATCCTAGATTGCGTGCAAAAGTCTTAAAAACTGGTCATCATGGAAGTAAAACTTCAAGTGCTCTTGAATACGTTGCTCAATTAAAGCCGATGATAGCGATTATTTCCGCTGGCAAGAATAATCGTTATGGACATCCAAATCAGGTGACACTAGCAACGCTTAGACACTTTGATGTCCCGTTTGTTTGTACAGCTGAAAAAGGGATGATTAAGGTTTATCCAATCGCTGGTAAAATAAAAATATCGGTTGCAGTCCAAAATTGA
- the dapA gene encoding 4-hydroxy-tetrahydrodipicolinate synthase, with amino-acid sequence MDFKNAEIITAMVTPFDDQGKLDLKRLEVLVNHLLATGTQGILVGGTTGEAPTLTESEKLTLISETVRLVAGKVPIIAGTGSNNTQSTIDFTNRVAEIKGVSAALVVVPYYNKPDQRGMLAHFKTVAAASKLPLFIYNIPSRTGVTMEVATIAELAKEKNIIGLKDCTGNVNLSHIVAQVPADFLVYTGEDADALAAKTIGAKGVISVASHLFGQSMVKMYQAVEQGDYRVAAEAMQQLTPLMETMFSAPSPSPTKAALNHIGISVGGCRLPILNYPADELNTLYNKLKI; translated from the coding sequence ATGGATTTTAAAAATGCAGAAATAATTACAGCTATGGTCACTCCATTTGACGATCAAGGGAAACTCGACCTTAAACGGCTGGAAGTATTGGTTAATCATTTACTAGCAACTGGAACGCAAGGAATTCTAGTTGGTGGTACCACGGGAGAAGCACCTACCTTAACTGAATCAGAAAAGCTTACTTTAATCAGTGAAACGGTTAGGCTGGTGGCTGGTAAAGTTCCTATAATCGCAGGAACTGGATCAAACAATACGCAATCAACGATCGATTTTACCAATCGAGTGGCGGAAATCAAAGGGGTGTCCGCAGCATTAGTTGTAGTTCCATATTATAATAAACCTGATCAACGGGGAATGCTGGCTCATTTTAAAACGGTAGCTGCTGCAAGTAAATTGCCATTATTCATTTATAACATTCCTAGTCGAACGGGTGTAACGATGGAAGTTGCGACAATTGCAGAATTAGCGAAAGAAAAAAATATTATTGGTTTAAAAGATTGTACGGGAAATGTTAATTTAAGTCACATTGTTGCCCAAGTACCAGCGGATTTTCTAGTTTACACTGGTGAGGATGCTGACGCTTTAGCAGCTAAGACAATTGGTGCAAAAGGGGTCATTTCAGTTGCGAGCCATCTTTTTGGTCAAAGCATGGTTAAAATGTATCAAGCAGTTGAACAGGGTGATTACCGTGTTGCGGCGGAAGCGATGCAACAACTAACTCCATTAATGGAAACAATGTTTTCTGCGCCGTCACCTAGCCCGACTAAAGCAGCTTTAAATCATATCGGCATTTCAGTTGGTGGTTGTCGGTTACCGATTTTAAATTACCCAGCAGATGAATTAAACACACTGTACAATAAACTAAAAATATAA
- the tuf gene encoding elongation factor Tu, protein MAKEHYERTKPHVNIGTIGHVDHGKTTLTAAITKVLAAKGLAKEEDYASIDAAPEERERGITINTAHVEYETEKRHYAHIDAPGHADYVKNMITGAAQMDGAILVVAATDGPMPQTREHILLARQVGVDYLVVFLNKCDLVDDDELLDLVEMEVRELLSEYDYPGDDIPVIRGSALKALEGDADAVKQIEKLMDTVDEYIPTPDRPTDKPFLMPVEDVFTITGRGTVASGRIDRGTVKVGDEVEIVGLKDDVLKTTVTGLEMFRKTLDLGEAGDNVGALLRGVNRDQVERGQVLAAPGSINTHKKFKGEVYILTKEEGGRHTPFFSNYRPQFYFHTTDVTGVIELPEGVEMVMPGDNVTFTVELIAPVAIEKGLKFTVREGGRTVGAGVVTDILD, encoded by the coding sequence ATGGCAAAAGAACATTACGAAAGAACAAAACCCCATGTAAACATTGGTACTATTGGCCACGTTGACCATGGGAAAACTACTTTGACAGCTGCAATCACAAAGGTTTTAGCTGCTAAGGGATTGGCAAAAGAAGAGGACTACGCATCAATCGATGCTGCTCCAGAAGAACGTGAACGTGGGATTACTATTAACACAGCTCACGTAGAATACGAGACTGAAAAACGTCATTATGCTCATATTGATGCCCCAGGACATGCTGATTACGTTAAAAACATGATTACTGGTGCAGCTCAGATGGATGGTGCTATCTTAGTTGTTGCTGCAACTGATGGCCCAATGCCTCAGACACGTGAACATATCTTGTTGGCTCGTCAGGTTGGTGTTGACTATCTTGTTGTTTTCTTAAACAAATGCGATTTAGTTGATGATGACGAATTGCTTGATTTGGTTGAGATGGAAGTTCGTGAATTATTAAGCGAATACGATTATCCTGGTGATGATATTCCAGTTATCCGCGGTTCTGCATTGAAAGCTCTTGAAGGCGATGCAGATGCTGTTAAACAAATTGAGAAATTAATGGATACAGTTGACGAATATATCCCAACCCCAGATCGTCCAACCGACAAACCATTCTTAATGCCAGTTGAAGATGTCTTCACAATCACTGGTCGTGGAACTGTTGCTTCAGGTCGTATCGATCGTGGAACAGTTAAAGTCGGTGATGAAGTTGAAATCGTCGGTTTGAAAGATGATGTTCTGAAAACAACTGTTACTGGTTTGGAAATGTTCCGTAAGACACTTGATCTAGGCGAGGCCGGCGATAACGTTGGTGCTTTGCTTCGTGGTGTTAACCGTGATCAAGTAGAACGTGGACAGGTTTTGGCTGCTCCAGGTTCAATCAACACTCATAAGAAATTCAAGGGTGAAGTTTATATCTTGACCAAAGAAGAAGGCGGACGTCATACACCATTCTTCTCAAATTATCGTCCTCAGTTCTATTTCCATACAACTGATGTTACCGGTGTAATTGAATTGCCAGAAGGCGTTGAAATGGTTATGCCTGGTGATAACGTTACCTTTACAGTTGAATTGATTGCACCAGTTGCAATTGAAAAAGGTTTGAAATTCACTGTTCGTGAAGGTGGACGTACAGTTGGTGCTGGTGTCGTAACTGACATTTTAGATTAA
- the rpsT gene encoding 30S ribosomal protein S20 has translation MPIIKSAIKRVVTNEKANAKNSSQLSAMRTAIKNFENAKTANADNVEELYRSAVSAVDKAKSKGLIKPNKAARDKARLTKRLAK, from the coding sequence TTGCCTATTATCAAATCAGCCATCAAGCGCGTCGTTACTAATGAAAAGGCTAATGCTAAAAACTCATCACAATTAAGTGCTATGAGAACAGCTATTAAAAATTTTGAAAATGCTAAAACTGCAAACGCAGATAACGTTGAAGAACTTTATCGCTCAGCCGTTTCAGCAGTCGATAAAGCAAAATCTAAAGGTCTGATCAAACCTAATAAAGCTGCCCGTGATAAAGCTCGTCTTACTAAACGTTTAGCAAAATAA
- the rpsO gene encoding 30S ribosomal protein S15, translated as MAVSKEKKAEIMQKFALHDGDTGSAEVQIAVLTADINELNDHIRSHKKDYASQRGLMKKIGHRRNLLAYLRKNDVQRYRELIKSLGLRR; from the coding sequence ATGGCAGTTTCAAAAGAAAAAAAAGCAGAAATTATGCAAAAGTTTGCTCTTCATGATGGAGATACCGGTTCTGCTGAAGTGCAAATTGCAGTTTTAACAGCTGATATTAATGAACTGAATGATCATATTCGTTCTCACAAGAAAGATTATGCTTCACAACGTGGATTAATGAAAAAGATTGGTCATCGTCGTAATTTATTAGCATATTTACGTAAAAACGATGTGCAACGTTATCGTGAATTAATTAAGAGCTTAGGCTTGCGTCGTTAA
- a CDS encoding ComE operon protein 2: MDKRIPWNQYFMMQAMLLSLRSTCERLSVGAILVRDRRIIAGGYNGSVSGDDHCIDHGCYLVGGHCVRTIHAEMNAVLQCAKFGIATDKAEIYVTDFPCLQCTKMLLQAGICKIYYLRNYHNDNYALKLMKLKKIAVEQVTLDSKYLQLLGKQVVASSVKPK; encoded by the coding sequence TTGGATAAGCGAATTCCTTGGAACCAATATTTTATGATGCAAGCAATGTTACTCTCGTTGAGGAGTACTTGTGAAAGACTGTCGGTTGGTGCCATTTTAGTGCGCGATCGTCGGATAATTGCGGGGGGGTATAATGGCTCGGTTTCTGGAGATGATCATTGTATCGATCATGGTTGCTATTTAGTTGGTGGACATTGCGTGCGGACAATTCATGCTGAAATGAATGCAGTTTTGCAGTGTGCAAAATTTGGAATAGCTACGGACAAAGCTGAAATATATGTTACTGATTTTCCTTGTTTGCAATGCACAAAAATGCTTTTGCAAGCAGGTATTTGTAAGATATATTATTTAAGAAATTATCACAATGATAACTATGCTCTAAAACTAATGAAATTGAAGAAAATTGCTGTTGAACAAGTTACACTAGATTCCAAATATTTGCAGCTGCTTGGAAAACAAGTAGTTGCCAGTTCGGTTAAACCTAAATAA
- a CDS encoding ribonuclease J, whose translation MAKIKLIPIGGVRESAKNMYAVEVNDDIYILDCGLKYPENEPLGIDTVIPDFSYLRENASRIVGVFLTHGHADAIGALPYFLDEFKVPVFGTELTIALAKIGVKADKKLRSFDDFHVVDERTEIDFGDTTISFFRTTHSIPESLGIVVKTENGSIVYTGDFRFDQTAAPNYQTDFSRLAEIGKDGVLALLSDSTNAENPKETVDEKTIFELVSDNFEYRKGRIIVACVASNILRVQQILNAAAKNNRKVALTGHDAEEILHTALKLNKLQLPDDNLLVPIKDIDKYEDEQLVILETGRSGEPLKSLQKMAVHRHQVVSLHEGDLVFITTTPSHAMETMVARTRDMIYRAGADVKAIFDELNSSGHASYNDLQLMINLLKPRYVIPIQGEYRLMAANAACAQAVGIPKENIFLTRKGDVLEYDHNKLLLAGGIEIGDTLIDGSGVGDIGNIVLRDRRSLAEDGVFIAVVTIDRCKKKIIDEPKITSKGFIYLKTSQNLIAESEAIVTKVVQNNLDNKEFDWGHLKQDVRDHLNHYLYEQTKRHPVILPIIMETNQHHRRVSKKLLKTTPKNKKATDSE comes from the coding sequence ATGGCCAAAATTAAGCTCATTCCAATTGGTGGTGTACGTGAAAGTGCAAAAAACATGTACGCTGTTGAAGTGAATGATGATATTTATATATTAGACTGTGGCTTAAAGTATCCTGAAAATGAGCCGCTAGGAATTGATACAGTTATTCCAGATTTTTCATATTTACGTGAAAATGCTAGCCGAATCGTGGGAGTGTTCTTAACACACGGGCATGCCGACGCAATTGGGGCACTACCGTATTTTTTGGATGAATTTAAAGTCCCAGTTTTTGGAACGGAATTAACAATTGCATTAGCTAAAATTGGGGTTAAAGCTGATAAAAAATTACGGAGCTTTGATGATTTTCACGTAGTTGATGAGCGAACTGAAATCGATTTTGGCGATACTACTATTTCGTTTTTCCGGACAACTCATTCAATCCCAGAATCCTTGGGAATTGTAGTGAAAACGGAAAATGGCAGTATTGTTTACACAGGAGATTTTCGCTTTGACCAAACTGCAGCACCTAATTATCAAACTGATTTTAGTCGTTTAGCTGAAATTGGGAAAGATGGTGTTTTAGCTTTATTAAGTGATTCAACAAATGCAGAAAATCCGAAAGAAACAGTAGATGAAAAGACAATTTTTGAACTAGTTAGTGATAATTTTGAATATCGTAAAGGAAGAATTATCGTTGCATGTGTAGCTTCAAACATATTACGAGTTCAACAAATATTAAATGCAGCTGCTAAAAATAATCGCAAAGTAGCTTTAACTGGACATGATGCTGAAGAAATTCTTCATACAGCATTAAAACTTAATAAATTACAACTGCCGGATGACAATTTATTAGTGCCAATAAAGGATATTGATAAATATGAAGATGAGCAGCTAGTTATTTTAGAAACTGGTCGTTCAGGAGAACCATTAAAGTCTTTGCAAAAAATGGCTGTTCATCGCCATCAAGTTGTTTCTCTTCATGAAGGTGACTTGGTTTTTATTACTACTACTCCGTCACATGCAATGGAAACCATGGTTGCACGGACCCGAGATATGATTTATCGTGCAGGAGCAGATGTTAAAGCGATTTTTGATGAGTTAAACTCTTCTGGTCATGCAAGTTATAATGATCTCCAGCTAATGATAAATTTACTGAAACCGCGTTATGTAATTCCAATTCAAGGGGAATATCGTTTAATGGCTGCTAATGCAGCCTGTGCTCAAGCGGTAGGAATTCCTAAGGAAAATATTTTTCTGACCAGAAAGGGAGATGTTCTCGAGTATGATCACAATAAATTATTGTTGGCAGGCGGAATTGAAATTGGTGATACACTGATTGATGGTAGCGGTGTTGGCGATATTGGGAATATTGTTTTGCGTGATCGACGTTCTTTAGCGGAAGACGGTGTCTTTATTGCAGTTGTGACAATTGATCGGTGTAAGAAGAAAATTATTGATGAACCAAAAATTACTTCAAAAGGTTTCATTTATTTGAAAACCAGTCAAAATTTAATTGCAGAAAGTGAAGCAATTGTTACCAAAGTTGTGCAAAACAACTTGGATAATAAGGAATTCGATTGGGGTCATTTAAAACAAGATGTTCGTGATCATTTGAATCATTATTTATATGAACAGACAAAACGTCATCCAGTTATTTTACCGATCATTATGGAAACAAATCAGCATCATCGACGAGTTTCAAAAAAATTACTAAAAACAACCCCTAAAAACAAGAAGGCAACTGACAGTGAGTAG
- the holA gene encoding DNA polymerase III subunit delta has translation MKAVELLHTKLTDKNLKPVYLIMGNESYLRTKVIEHLVEVIPAEQRSMNLGRFDLESDLLAAAINDVRSVPFFGERRLTILSHPNFLMTIKAKKALEQDVATLEKYLKAPEPTSTLVIDLSGQKLDSRKKISKLIKQKATIIDCGILSEDQVQKLVVEKAKKDGFTFSPMALKILIKKTEANYSVIMNELPKLELAAMQTKKIDQLMVMQLVPQTLEQNVFELSNLVLAQKNEQAFNLYHDLLLQHEEPLKLNAILIGQVRLLLQTMILTKHGYAQGDIASVLKVHPYRVKLAVQQIPKFSKDQLRQMYLDLVELEEQLKTSQRDPEKLFQLLLLGYLNHVTQKV, from the coding sequence TTGAAAGCAGTTGAATTGTTGCACACAAAGTTGACAGACAAAAATTTAAAACCTGTTTATCTAATTATGGGTAATGAGAGTTATTTGAGAACTAAAGTAATTGAACACTTAGTTGAAGTTATACCAGCAGAACAGCGCTCAATGAATTTAGGCCGTTTTGATTTGGAGAGTGATTTATTAGCAGCGGCGATTAATGATGTACGATCAGTGCCTTTTTTTGGTGAACGTCGATTGACAATTTTGTCGCATCCGAACTTTTTAATGACAATCAAGGCTAAAAAAGCCTTAGAACAAGATGTCGCTACTTTAGAGAAATATTTAAAGGCACCTGAGCCAACATCAACTTTAGTGATTGATCTATCAGGTCAAAAATTAGATTCTCGGAAAAAAATCAGTAAATTAATTAAGCAAAAGGCAACAATTATTGATTGCGGAATACTTTCTGAAGATCAGGTACAAAAGTTGGTAGTGGAAAAAGCAAAGAAGGATGGCTTTACTTTTTCACCAATGGCTCTAAAAATATTAATCAAGAAGACGGAAGCAAATTATTCGGTCATTATGAATGAACTGCCAAAACTAGAACTTGCGGCAATGCAAACTAAAAAAATTGATCAATTAATGGTCATGCAACTTGTGCCACAGACGCTAGAACAAAATGTTTTTGAATTAAGCAATTTAGTTTTAGCTCAAAAAAATGAACAAGCATTTAATTTATACCATGATCTTCTTTTACAGCATGAAGAACCACTGAAACTGAATGCAATCTTAATTGGGCAAGTACGATTATTATTGCAAACTATGATTTTAACGAAACATGGGTATGCACAAGGAGATATTGCCAGTGTTTTAAAGGTTCATCCTTATCGAGTAAAATTGGCAGTGCAACAAATACCGAAGTTTTCAAAGGATCAATTAAGGCAAATGTATTTGGATTTAGTTGAGCTAGAGGAGCAATTAAAAACTAGTCAAAGGGATCCAGAAAAATTATTTCAATTATTATTATTAGGTTACCTTAATCACGTAACTCAAAAAGTTTAA
- a CDS encoding SepM family pheromone-processing serine protease: MQKKQRWWLMILLVILLAAGTFWPLPVYLETVGSAQNVAKYVSVAQQRDRKPGKLMLTYVELARATPFLYLASFFDQNSSRIPSNQITGGGDNQEFDLVQKYYMETAINQAKISALKLAGKSFKQQFQGIYVLSILKNSEFKNKLQVGDLIQRIDGKSFSSLTGMTNYLAGKKANQTVKVNYLRQGSSKIAHGKIVVLPGTKRHGIGISLVEKTSVTSKSQIKANMDGIGGPSAGLMLALQMYSQLSQRNLKAGRKIAGTGTITASGQVGQIGGIDKKVIAANKAGATIFLSPAGKSNYREAKKTAKRIKTKMKIVPIKNLTQAVNYLAHTR, from the coding sequence ATGCAAAAAAAACAACGTTGGTGGCTGATGATTTTGTTAGTAATTTTATTAGCAGCTGGAACTTTTTGGCCGTTACCGGTTTATTTAGAGACTGTTGGAAGTGCGCAGAATGTTGCAAAATATGTTTCGGTAGCTCAGCAGCGGGATCGAAAACCTGGCAAATTAATGTTGACTTATGTTGAATTAGCCCGAGCAACGCCATTTTTGTATCTCGCAAGTTTTTTTGATCAAAATTCTTCAAGAATTCCGAGCAATCAAATAACGGGTGGAGGAGACAATCAAGAATTTGATCTAGTCCAAAAATATTATATGGAGACCGCAATTAACCAAGCTAAAATCAGTGCGCTAAAATTGGCTGGGAAAAGTTTTAAGCAACAATTTCAAGGTATCTATGTATTATCAATTTTAAAAAATTCTGAATTTAAAAACAAACTTCAAGTAGGTGATTTAATTCAGAGGATTGATGGTAAAAGTTTTTCATCGTTAACTGGGATGACTAATTATTTAGCTGGTAAAAAAGCCAATCAGACAGTAAAAGTAAATTATTTACGTCAGGGCAGTTCCAAAATAGCACATGGTAAAATTGTTGTCTTACCAGGAACTAAACGCCACGGGATAGGTATTTCTCTTGTTGAGAAAACTAGTGTTACTTCTAAGAGTCAAATTAAAGCTAATATGGATGGAATCGGTGGTCCTTCAGCGGGATTAATGTTGGCCTTACAAATGTATAGCCAGTTAAGTCAACGAAATCTTAAAGCGGGACGGAAAATAGCTGGCACTGGAACGATCACAGCAAGTGGTCAAGTCGGTCAAATTGGTGGAATTGATAAAAAGGTTATTGCTGCTAACAAAGCAGGAGCTACTATTTTTTTGTCACCAGCAGGGAAGTCTAATTATCGTGAAGCTAAAAAAACAGCTAAGCGAATTAAAACTAAGATGAAAATAGTCCCAATTAAAAATTTAACACAGGCGGTTAACTATTTAGCGCATACTAGATAG